One genomic window of Deltaproteobacteria bacterium HGW-Deltaproteobacteria-6 includes the following:
- a CDS encoding calcium:proton antiporter, whose amino-acid sequence MSKFIRTSRLIAFSPFLALMFLCISGCESRYENLDLSAYQYRDTKDLVKFVYNASLILKKDGLKSLEYFRSNRKLHYTPDYYLYIYEMNGVNLYHAGMPHLEGKNLWNLTDKNGKKPIQMVIAALADKNNPHGWVHYSWWEPGKFYPVPKSSCHFRVTTPEGKTLFVGGGLNYPHEEKEFIRIIVDDAAQLLKEKGDSALPLIEDPVSEYIFRDVKVFVFTRAGKLLVSPVMNDSLAEFKLLDCVDEMGHKPFEKALKELMDKNSVWEIFLTKNRYQRTLVKKSLYLRKTSVAGQEIYVGAITDLPQPPG is encoded by the coding sequence ATGAGTAAATTTATACGAACAAGCCGGCTTATTGCCTTCTCACCATTCCTGGCGCTGATGTTTCTGTGCATATCGGGCTGTGAAAGCCGGTATGAAAATTTAGATCTCAGCGCCTATCAGTACCGGGATACAAAAGATCTTGTCAAATTTGTTTACAATGCTTCGCTGATCCTCAAAAAAGACGGTTTGAAAAGTCTGGAATATTTCCGCAGCAACCGGAAGCTTCATTACACGCCGGACTACTACCTTTACATTTACGAAATGAACGGCGTGAATCTCTACCACGCAGGCATGCCGCATCTCGAGGGTAAAAATCTTTGGAATCTGACGGACAAAAACGGTAAAAAACCCATTCAGATGGTGATAGCGGCCCTGGCTGATAAGAATAATCCCCATGGCTGGGTGCATTATTCCTGGTGGGAGCCGGGAAAATTCTATCCTGTTCCTAAATCCTCATGTCATTTCCGGGTTACAACCCCCGAAGGCAAAACATTATTCGTCGGCGGCGGTTTGAATTATCCACATGAAGAAAAAGAATTCATCAGAATTATCGTCGATGATGCCGCTCAACTGCTCAAGGAAAAAGGTGATTCTGCGCTGCCCTTGATCGAAGACCCCGTTTCTGAATATATTTTCCGGGATGTGAAAGTATTTGTATTTACCAGGGCGGGCAAGCTGCTTGTATCGCCCGTGATGAACGACAGCCTTGCGGAATTCAAACTGCTGGATTGCGTCGATGAAATGGGCCACAAACCATTCGAGAAGGCGCTGAAAGAGCTGATGGATAAGAATTCAGTCTGGGAAATATTTCTGACGAAGAACCGGTATCAGCGGACCCTGGTCAAGAAGAGTTTGTACCTGCGCAAAACATCTGTCGCCGGCCAGGAAATCTACGTCGGCGCGATAACAGACCTTCCCCAGCCACCGGGATAA